The following proteins are encoded in a genomic region of Haloarcula marina:
- a CDS encoding CPCC family cysteine-rich protein translates to MSTDTPGNPAARELGYCPCCGYRTLPEGQPGSYEVCPVCHWLDDPHQFGDEEYVSDTNHVSLSAARENFREHGACAEKEAAACISPDGFDRDPNWPYDR, encoded by the coding sequence ATGTCGACCGACACGCCCGGCAACCCCGCTGCACGGGAACTGGGGTACTGCCCGTGCTGTGGCTACCGGACACTCCCGGAGGGGCAACCGGGTTCCTACGAGGTCTGTCCGGTGTGTCACTGGCTCGACGACCCGCACCAGTTCGGCGACGAGGAGTACGTCAGCGACACGAACCACGTCTCGCTGTCGGCCGCGCGCGAGAACTTCCGCGAACACGGGGCCTGCGCGGAGAAAGAGGCGGCGGCGTGCATCTCGCCAGACGGGTTCGACCGGGACCCGAACTGGCCCTACGACCGCTAA
- a CDS encoding DUF6360 family protein: MVDRIMKVNAYTTFDLLDGEVEGHGFEEEALAVLNVTAPRKNPDHITLQLEMDNTQLESVTPHADTVTLSAEQARELAAELETYAEKVESAQSE, encoded by the coding sequence ATGGTAGACCGCATCATGAAGGTCAACGCGTACACGACGTTCGACCTGCTCGACGGCGAGGTGGAGGGCCACGGCTTCGAGGAGGAGGCGCTCGCGGTGTTGAACGTCACCGCGCCCCGCAAGAACCCCGACCACATCACGCTCCAGTTGGAGATGGACAACACGCAACTGGAGTCGGTAACGCCCCACGCCGACACGGTGACGCTCTCGGCGGAACAGGCCCGCGAACTCGCCGCCGAACTCGAAACGTACGCCGAGAAGGTCGAGAGCGCCCAGTCCGAGTAG